One stretch of Roseovarius mucosus DNA includes these proteins:
- a CDS encoding SH3 domain-containing protein: MRRALIIVLVGLLSGALLGAAPATAASLGRFEVHGVEGDDMLKMRAGPGIGYDVIVGLPNGTVLRVHSCQQTGGTRWCEVSLERARGLRGHVSWAYLRKL; encoded by the coding sequence ATGCGCAGGGCTCTTATCATCGTTCTGGTCGGCCTTCTGTCTGGGGCACTCCTCGGAGCGGCCCCGGCGACTGCCGCCTCGCTTGGCCGGTTTGAGGTGCACGGCGTCGAGGGCGACGACATGCTCAAGATGCGGGCAGGGCCCGGTATTGGCTATGACGTGATCGTAGGCCTACCGAATGGCACGGTGCTGCGGGTGCATAGCTGTCAACAGACGGGCGGCACTCGCTGGTGTGAAGTATCACTGGAGCGGGCGCGTGGGCTGCGGGGGCATGTGTCTTGGGCCTATCTACGCAAGCTATGA
- a CDS encoding helix-turn-helix transcriptional regulator produces the protein MTTRTQMSDWFETSARAVSALGTPGFASALTTALRSIVPYEFTVIFAYYHDHKPLDLYDDFPAAKRKVMVDDYQEGPYLLDPFYLNAAAPTLPRLARLRDLAPDRFYQAEYFRNYYIQTGLAEEIGFILNIGDEVGVVISAMREHKVFSAREFRDLEAAFPFVAAIAQKQWGGLITQFSARPETDGPRLPQLIEDAFQSLGRNLLTPREAEVVEYVLKGHSADATGRALGISPGTVRIHRRNIYAKLRVSSQGELFSSFIAALSELA, from the coding sequence ATGACGACAAGAACGCAAATGTCAGATTGGTTCGAAACCAGCGCGCGCGCGGTCTCGGCGCTTGGAACGCCCGGGTTTGCCTCGGCTCTCACCACAGCGTTGCGCAGCATCGTGCCCTATGAGTTCACCGTAATCTTTGCCTATTACCATGATCACAAACCTCTTGATCTTTATGATGATTTTCCCGCGGCCAAGCGCAAGGTCATGGTAGATGACTATCAAGAGGGGCCCTATCTGCTGGATCCCTTCTATCTCAATGCCGCCGCCCCGACGTTGCCCCGTCTCGCACGGTTGCGCGATCTGGCACCGGATCGGTTCTATCAAGCAGAATATTTCCGCAATTATTACATCCAGACCGGGCTTGCCGAAGAAATAGGCTTTATCCTCAATATTGGGGATGAGGTTGGCGTAGTGATTTCCGCCATGCGCGAACACAAGGTCTTCTCTGCCCGCGAGTTCCGCGATCTTGAGGCCGCCTTTCCCTTTGTCGCGGCCATCGCCCAGAAACAGTGGGGTGGCCTGATCACCCAATTCTCGGCACGACCCGAGACAGACGGCCCCCGCCTGCCGCAACTGATTGAAGACGCGTTTCAGAGCCTTGGGCGCAACCTTTTGACCCCGCGCGAGGCAGAGGTGGTGGAATATGTGCTCAAGGGTCATTCCGCCGATGCCACCGGTCGCGCCTTGGGCATTTCACCGGGCACCGTGCGCATTCACCGCCGCAACATCTACGCGAAACTGCGGGTAAGCTCGCAAGGAGAGTTGTTTTCCAGCTTTATCGCCGCACTGTCCGAGCTGGCCTGA
- a CDS encoding ABC transporter permease, with amino-acid sequence MRAYAIAVFAFLYLPIGIIALFSFSAGRSASSMQGFSTEWYGRALSNPFVMEALWTSIKVAFLSAVLATVMGTMAALALTGMRGQLRVFFDTLVQVAVMIPGIVIGIATLIALVTVFDLINPWLEAMSGRRLSLGMGSLIGLHGMFTMSLVILLVRGRLESFDRAQIEASGDLGAGPVATFVQVTLPQIAPAILAGFLLAFTFSFDDFIMAFFVAGSETTLPIYIFSSIRRGVTPEINAIGTMVMVASLTLLIIAQVLLRPGAPRAGR; translated from the coding sequence ATGAGAGCCTATGCCATTGCCGTCTTTGCATTTCTCTACCTGCCCATCGGGATCATTGCGCTGTTCTCTTTTTCTGCCGGGCGGTCGGCGAGTTCGATGCAGGGGTTCTCAACCGAATGGTATGGCCGCGCGCTGAGCAATCCCTTTGTGATGGAGGCGCTTTGGACCTCGATTAAGGTGGCGTTTCTGTCAGCGGTGTTGGCGACGGTCATGGGCACCATGGCGGCGCTGGCGCTTACCGGCATGCGGGGGCAGTTGCGGGTGTTTTTCGACACGCTGGTTCAGGTTGCGGTGATGATCCCCGGCATCGTGATCGGCATTGCCACGCTGATCGCATTGGTGACGGTGTTCGATCTGATCAATCCGTGGCTTGAGGCGATGAGTGGCCGCAGGCTGTCTTTGGGCATGGGGTCGCTTATCGGGCTGCATGGCATGTTCACCATGTCCTTGGTGATCCTGCTGGTGCGCGGGCGGCTTGAGAGTTTTGATCGCGCGCAGATCGAGGCCTCTGGCGATCTGGGGGCCGGTCCGGTGGCGACCTTTGTGCAAGTGACGCTGCCGCAGATCGCCCCTGCTATTCTGGCGGGGTTTCTGTTGGCCTTCACCTTCAGCTTTGACGATTTCATCATGGCCTTCTTTGTCGCAGGGTCCGAAACGACCCTGCCGATCTATATTTTTTCGTCGATCCGCCGGGGCGTGACGCCTGAAATCAATGCGATTGGCACGATGGTGATGGTGGCCTCGTTGACACTGTTGATCATCGCGCAAGTGCTGTTGCGGCCCGGTGCGCCGCGCGCAGGGCGCTGA
- a CDS encoding SDR family NAD(P)-dependent oxidoreductase, translating into MQEAGMLKDRIALVTAAGSGIGRAGAVAMAREGAVVIVTDLDGGLAQETLAQIEAAGGRGAAFALDVTEDAACAAMVAQVVADWGRIDVLHSHAGIQIPGRAEDVTPAQMDAAWALNVRAHFVLSRAVIAPMRAQGGGSVIVTASNSGCQYDRGMVSYATTKHAAVAMVKQMAVDYAAENIRFNALCPGFVDTPFNAGFETQMGGRKALESYVAGSIPMGRWASVEEIAHGIVYLASDRSSFVTGLALVIDGGEML; encoded by the coding sequence ATGCAGGAGGCAGGGATGCTCAAGGATCGTATCGCACTGGTCACGGCGGCGGGGTCAGGGATTGGCCGGGCGGGGGCTGTTGCGATGGCCCGCGAGGGGGCGGTGGTCATTGTCACCGATCTGGATGGCGGACTGGCGCAAGAGACCTTGGCGCAGATCGAAGCGGCAGGCGGACGGGGGGCAGCCTTTGCGCTTGATGTGACAGAGGATGCGGCATGCGCTGCGATGGTCGCGCAGGTGGTCGCGGATTGGGGACGGATCGACGTCTTGCACAGCCACGCGGGTATTCAGATACCGGGGCGGGCCGAGGATGTGACACCTGCGCAGATGGATGCTGCTTGGGCGCTCAATGTGCGGGCGCATTTCGTTCTGTCGCGCGCGGTCATTGCCCCGATGCGCGCGCAGGGTGGCGGATCGGTGATCGTCACGGCCTCGAATTCCGGCTGTCAGTATGATCGGGGTATGGTGTCTTATGCCACGACCAAACATGCCGCCGTGGCGATGGTCAAACAGATGGCAGTGGATTATGCGGCCGAGAACATTCGCTTCAACGCGCTATGCCCCGGCTTTGTTGATACGCCGTTCAATGCCGGGTTCGAGACGCAGATGGGCGGGCGCAAGGCGCTCGAATCCTACGTTGCCGGGTCTATCCCGATGGGGCGATGGGCCAGTGTCGAAGAAATCGCGCATGGGATTGTTTATCTGGCCTCCGACCGCTCCAGCTTTGTGACCGGTCTGGCGCTTGTGATCGACGGCGGAGAGATGCTCTAG
- a CDS encoding PLP-dependent aminotransferase family protein: MKQAAGALLSAIHLDRSSRKGMSVQLYMALRDIILSGGLRAGDRLPATRTLARETGVSRTTVIDAVDRLVAEGMLVSQVGSGTFVSDTLEHQPSVPVLTTALDTTAQQPRVSYAINHAEKSYAQRTWLPHEARAFVTALPALDAFPLAHWSRLSARHLRGARGAVMGYGQPKGYEPLRRAITTHLSVLKGIQCHHEQIFITSGAQHAFALIGRLLLNPGDRVWMENPGASGARNALLSEGAELVPVDVDQDGLIVADGLAKAPHFRMAFVTPSHQQPLGHVMSLARRFELLQAADAAQAVIVEDDYDGEFYYGNAPQPALRSTDTSGRVIYVGTFSKSLFPSLRLGFVLVPERMTEAFDRMFRFWASGPPTATQATVADFMDEGHFATHIRLMRRLYKARYEALMEESRILPDCITLQETASGFHTPAYLAPGIDAQAVVAQAAERGVVLAPLSKYCLSPIDRSGLVFGFGSAAPEDIRRGMETLRTLPVLR, encoded by the coding sequence ATGAAACAGGCCGCAGGGGCGCTTTTGTCCGCGATTCATCTCGACCGCTCGTCGCGCAAGGGCATGAGCGTGCAACTTTACATGGCGTTGCGCGATATCATCTTGTCGGGCGGTTTGCGAGCGGGCGACCGCCTGCCTGCGACGCGCACGCTGGCGCGCGAAACCGGCGTATCGCGCACCACGGTAATCGACGCCGTTGACCGGCTGGTTGCCGAGGGCATGCTGGTGTCGCAAGTGGGCTCTGGCACTTTTGTCAGCGACACACTGGAACATCAGCCCTCAGTCCCCGTGCTGACCACCGCCTTGGATACCACGGCCCAACAGCCCCGCGTGTCCTATGCCATCAACCATGCCGAAAAGAGCTATGCCCAACGCACTTGGTTGCCCCATGAGGCCCGCGCCTTTGTTACGGCGCTGCCGGCACTCGACGCTTTTCCGCTGGCGCATTGGTCGCGGCTTTCGGCGCGGCACCTGCGGGGCGCACGCGGGGCGGTGATGGGCTATGGTCAGCCAAAGGGGTATGAGCCTTTGCGCCGGGCGATCACCACCCATCTGAGCGTGCTCAAGGGGATTCAGTGTCACCACGAGCAGATTTTCATCACGTCTGGCGCACAGCATGCCTTTGCCTTGATCGGGCGGCTGTTGCTCAATCCCGGTGATCGGGTCTGGATGGAAAACCCCGGTGCCTCGGGCGCGCGCAATGCGCTCTTGTCGGAAGGGGCCGAACTGGTGCCTGTCGACGTGGATCAGGACGGATTGATCGTGGCCGACGGCTTGGCCAAGGCCCCGCATTTCCGCATGGCGTTTGTCACACCATCGCACCAACAGCCTTTGGGCCATGTCATGTCTTTGGCACGCCGGTTCGAGCTGTTGCAGGCGGCGGACGCAGCGCAGGCGGTGATCGTAGAGGATGACTATGACGGGGAATTCTACTATGGCAACGCGCCCCAACCGGCGCTGCGCAGTACGGATACCTCTGGCCGCGTGATCTATGTCGGCACCTTTTCAAAGTCGCTCTTTCCATCGCTTCGGCTGGGCTTTGTTCTTGTGCCAGAGCGGATGACCGAAGCCTTTGATCGCATGTTCCGGTTCTGGGCCAGCGGTCCGCCCACGGCAACGCAGGCAACCGTTGCTGATTTCATGGACGAGGGCCATTTTGCCACCCATATCCGGCTGATGCGGCGGCTCTACAAGGCGCGCTATGAGGCGCTGATGGAGGAAAGCCGCATCCTGCCCGACTGTATCACACTTCAGGAAACCGCCAGCGGATTCCACACGCCAGCCTATCTTGCGCCAGGAATTGACGCGCAAGCGGTCGTGGCACAGGCGGCGGAACGCGGCGTTGTTCTGGCCCCGCTTTCGAAATACTGCCTCAGCCCGATTGACCGATCCGGCCTAGTCTTCGGATTTGGCAGCGCAGCCCCCGAGGACATTCGGCGCGGGATGGAAACCCTACGGACCCTACCTGTCCTGAGGTGA
- a CDS encoding ABC transporter substrate-binding protein yields the protein MTQDNTPISRKKFIEELRRYEKGSISRRQFLGTTGLGTAMAVLGGALPGLLPGRAMAQDLGDRVVLATWPNYHDAANFDLFATETGVFSQVNVFGSNEEMLAKIQAGGSGWDVFVPTNYAISTYVEAGLIEPLDLSKLPNYDPAAFDARFADAGTIDGKVYAVPKNWGTTGIASNTAKTGGVVDSWKTFFDGAKDQFDGRVMVHDYQLTTIGNALAYFGYSFNSVDPAELAEAEKLLIEVKPHLFAISSDYQPAMRNGDAWLTMCWTGDGKQLNTDLPEIAFALGKEGGEIWSDYYAIPVGAPHREAAYALIDYLLAPEVNAREALAHGYPVADARTNALLPEELLNDPILYPAAEALNALEFGAAVTLTDPNRAELMARFKSA from the coding sequence ATGACACAGGATAACACACCGATTTCGCGCAAGAAGTTCATTGAAGAACTGCGCCGCTACGAAAAGGGTTCGATCAGCCGACGGCAGTTTCTGGGCACAACGGGCCTTGGCACCGCGATGGCGGTTCTGGGGGGCGCGTTGCCGGGCCTGCTGCCGGGGCGCGCCATGGCGCAGGATCTGGGCGACCGCGTGGTTCTGGCAACCTGGCCCAATTATCACGACGCGGCAAACTTTGACCTCTTCGCCACCGAGACCGGCGTTTTCTCTCAGGTCAATGTGTTTGGATCGAATGAGGAAATGTTGGCCAAGATTCAGGCGGGTGGTTCGGGCTGGGACGTGTTCGTTCCAACCAACTATGCGATTTCCACCTATGTCGAGGCCGGTTTGATCGAGCCTCTGGATCTGTCGAAATTGCCCAATTACGACCCCGCCGCGTTTGATGCGCGCTTTGCCGATGCGGGCACGATTGATGGCAAGGTCTATGCCGTGCCGAAAAACTGGGGCACCACCGGCATTGCCTCGAACACCGCCAAGACCGGCGGCGTGGTCGATAGCTGGAAGACATTTTTTGACGGGGCCAAGGATCAGTTCGACGGGCGCGTCATGGTGCATGACTATCAACTGACCACCATCGGAAATGCGTTGGCCTATTTCGGCTATAGCTTTAATTCGGTTGATCCGGCGGAACTGGCCGAGGCTGAAAAGTTGCTGATCGAGGTCAAGCCGCATCTCTTTGCGATCTCCTCGGATTATCAGCCTGCAATGCGCAACGGCGATGCTTGGCTTACGATGTGTTGGACGGGGGATGGCAAGCAGCTCAATACTGACCTTCCCGAAATCGCCTTTGCCTTGGGCAAGGAGGGGGGCGAAATCTGGTCGGATTACTATGCCATTCCGGTTGGCGCGCCGCACCGCGAGGCGGCCTATGCGCTGATCGATTATCTGCTCGCGCCCGAGGTCAATGCGCGTGAGGCCTTGGCGCATGGCTATCCGGTGGCGGATGCGCGCACCAATGCGCTTTTGCCCGAAGAGTTGCTGAATGATCCCATCCTGTACCCGGCGGCAGAGGCGCTTAATGCGCTGGAGTTCGGCGCGGCGGTCACGCTGACCGATCCCAACCGCGCCGAATTGATGGCCCGGTTCAAGTCAGCCTGA
- a CDS encoding ABC transporter permease: protein MAMTRTRARALLLMPAGIWYGVLLLFPLAVVLVFSFGERNPIGGYAPGFTLEQYANLPARFAAFRNTLTLAPLGTLAALFIAYPLAYYLALKVSARWKTTLLILVIVPFWTSILIRSYAWIYLLGGNGIPALLEAVGLGDIRLINTPFAVLVGIVYGYLPLMVFPIYVALEKLDRSLLEAAADLGTPPWRSFLQITLPLSMPGVLTGSMLVFILLTGEFLIPAILGGGKVFFVGNALVDLFLQSRNWAFGSAVAVALIVIMLIVVALYSRAVRRFGAGRDDIGLM, encoded by the coding sequence ATGGCCATGACACGGACACGGGCGCGCGCGCTGCTGCTGATGCCTGCGGGCATCTGGTATGGTGTGCTGCTCTTGTTCCCTTTGGCCGTCGTCCTCGTTTTTTCCTTTGGCGAGCGAAATCCGATTGGCGGCTATGCGCCGGGCTTTACGTTGGAGCAATATGCCAACCTGCCCGCCCGGTTTGCCGCGTTTCGCAACACCCTGACATTGGCGCCGCTGGGCACGCTGGCGGCGTTATTCATTGCCTATCCGCTGGCCTATTATCTGGCGTTGAAAGTGTCGGCGCGATGGAAGACGACGCTGCTAATTCTGGTGATCGTGCCGTTCTGGACCTCGATCCTGATCCGGTCTTATGCGTGGATTTATCTGCTTGGGGGCAATGGTATCCCGGCGCTGTTGGAGGCGGTGGGGCTGGGCGATATCCGGCTGATCAACACACCCTTTGCGGTGCTGGTTGGGATTGTTTATGGCTATCTGCCGCTAATGGTCTTTCCCATCTACGTGGCCCTGGAAAAGCTGGATCGCAGCCTGCTCGAGGCGGCGGCGGATCTGGGCACGCCACCGTGGCGCAGTTTTCTACAGATCACTTTGCCGCTGTCGATGCCGGGCGTTTTGACAGGCTCTATGCTGGTGTTCATCCTGCTGACCGGCGAATTTCTGATCCCGGCCATTCTGGGTGGCGGAAAGGTGTTCTTTGTTGGCAATGCGCTGGTCGATCTCTTTTTGCAGTCGCGCAACTGGGCCTTCGGATCGGCAGTGGCGGTGGCGCTGATTGTGATCATGCTGATCGTGGTCGCTCTCTACAGTCGGGCGGTCCGGCGGTTTGGCGCGGGCCGCGACGATATCGGGCTGATGTGA
- a CDS encoding ABC transporter ATP-binding protein, with product MLDANAEAGIRMGASREQGTHSTQGHPSDEDCVAEFVGATKRFGAVLAADRINLRIRRGEFLSFLGPSGCGKTTALRMLAGFESPSDGTVRIDGQDVSRVPAYARPVNMVFQHYALFPHMTVAQNIGYGLRQVRPKLAKSEIAARVDAALAKVRLDAFGARRTWELSGGQQQRVALARAIINEPKLLLLDEPMAALDAKLRGEMQRELLDLQRSLGITFVLVTHDQEEALSMSDRICIMGAGRIAQVGTPQDLYDRPRNRYVADFVGKANILNGEVLSRDAGLARIALAGGAQVLVPDTAGDTRRHVEIAVRPEALRLAVPGEALGGDAMLRARITHRTFLGDHTEYLMQADDIGPLQVNVPRQAERALGGQGVGDQVHILWTAGTGLVLAADE from the coding sequence ATGCTGGATGCGAATGCCGAAGCGGGGATCAGGATGGGCGCGAGCCGGGAACAGGGGACGCACAGCACACAGGGCCATCCCTCGGACGAGGATTGCGTCGCAGAATTCGTCGGGGCCACCAAGCGGTTTGGCGCGGTGCTGGCAGCGGACCGGATCAACCTGCGTATCCGGCGTGGAGAGTTCCTGTCGTTCCTTGGCCCCTCGGGCTGTGGCAAGACGACGGCGTTGCGCATGCTGGCTGGGTTCGAGAGCCCGAGTGACGGCACGGTGCGGATCGACGGTCAGGATGTCAGCCGTGTGCCCGCCTATGCGCGCCCGGTGAACATGGTGTTTCAGCACTACGCGCTCTTCCCGCATATGACCGTGGCGCAAAATATCGGCTACGGATTGCGGCAGGTGCGGCCCAAACTGGCGAAATCCGAGATTGCCGCGAGGGTCGATGCCGCCTTGGCCAAGGTGCGGCTGGATGCGTTTGGCGCGCGGCGCACGTGGGAATTGTCGGGCGGGCAACAGCAGCGCGTGGCGCTGGCGCGGGCGATCATCAACGAACCCAAGCTCTTGTTGCTGGATGAGCCGATGGCGGCGCTCGATGCCAAGCTGCGCGGCGAGATGCAGCGCGAATTGCTTGATCTGCAACGCAGCCTTGGCATCACCTTTGTGCTGGTCACCCATGATCAGGAAGAGGCGCTGTCGATGTCGGACCGGATTTGCATCATGGGCGCGGGGCGGATTGCGCAGGTGGGCACGCCGCAGGATCTCTATGATCGGCCGCGCAATCGCTATGTGGCGGATTTCGTGGGCAAGGCGAATATCCTGAATGGCGAGGTTCTCTCGCGGGATGCAGGTCTGGCGCGCATCGCCCTTGCCGGTGGTGCGCAGGTGCTCGTGCCCGATACCGCGGGCGATACGCGTCGCCATGTCGAAATTGCGGTGCGTCCCGAGGCATTGCGCCTTGCCGTGCCGGGCGAGGCCCTGGGCGGGGATGCGATGCTGCGGGCACGGATCACCCACCGCACCTTTTTGGGGGATCATACCGAATATCTGATGCAGGCCGACGACATCGGCCCGCTTCAGGTCAATGTTCCGCGACAGGCCGAAAGAGCCTTGGGCGGGCAGGGGGTGGGCGATCAGGTCCATATCCTCTGGACGGCGGGCACCGGATTGGTTCTGGCCGCTGACGAGTGA
- a CDS encoding mandelate racemase/muconate lactonizing enzyme family protein, with the protein MRIARLETFCNEFVGFVRVTTDSGAQGWGQVSTYNADITCTIFHRQIAPHALGTDALDFADTLDLIYERELKYPGSYLRRAMTGLDTALWDMRGKLEGKPVATLLGGSPGPVRAYASSMRRDITPEDEAERFCRLRDDKGFTAFKWRVGAEAGRDHDEWPGRTEAVVPTVSRALGDGIEKLVDGNSCYSPARAIEVGKLLQDNGIGHFEEPCPYWEYDQTAAVRAALLLDVAGGEQDCEYSSWQLMLDRGAVDIVQPDVMYMGGMHRTLQVCQMAARAGLPVTPHAANLSLVTMCTMHLLRAIPNAGKYLEFSIEGPEYYPWQEGLFLGDPYRIEGGHAIVTDAPGWGVEICPTWLDSATYQVSER; encoded by the coding sequence ATGCGGATTGCGCGGTTAGAGACGTTTTGCAACGAATTCGTGGGTTTTGTGCGCGTGACCACGGACAGCGGCGCACAGGGCTGGGGGCAGGTGTCGACCTACAATGCCGATATCACCTGCACCATCTTTCACCGCCAGATCGCGCCGCATGCGCTTGGGACCGATGCACTCGACTTTGCCGATACTCTTGATCTGATTTATGAGCGCGAGTTGAAATATCCCGGCAGTTACCTGCGCCGCGCCATGACCGGGCTTGATACCGCGCTGTGGGACATGCGCGGCAAGTTAGAGGGCAAGCCGGTTGCAACCCTGCTTGGTGGCTCTCCGGGGCCGGTGCGCGCCTATGCCAGTTCCATGCGCCGCGACATCACCCCCGAGGATGAGGCCGAGCGTTTTTGCCGCCTGCGGGATGACAAGGGGTTTACCGCCTTCAAATGGCGCGTCGGGGCTGAGGCTGGGCGCGACCACGATGAATGGCCGGGCAGGACCGAAGCCGTGGTGCCGACCGTGTCGCGGGCTTTGGGGGACGGCATCGAAAAGCTGGTCGATGGCAATTCCTGCTATTCTCCCGCCCGCGCCATCGAGGTGGGCAAACTGCTGCAGGATAACGGCATCGGGCATTTCGAGGAACCCTGCCCCTATTGGGAATATGACCAGACCGCCGCTGTGCGGGCCGCGCTTTTGCTAGATGTTGCGGGCGGCGAGCAGGATTGCGAATATTCCAGTTGGCAGTTGATGCTGGATCGGGGCGCAGTCGATATCGTGCAACCCGATGTGATGTATATGGGTGGTATGCACCGCACCTTGCAGGTCTGCCAGATGGCTGCGCGCGCTGGCCTGCCCGTTACTCCGCATGCCGCAAATCTGTCACTGGTGACGATGTGCACCATGCATCTGTTGCGCGCCATTCCCAACGCGGGAAAATACCTCGAATTCTCGATTGAGGGGCCCGAGTATTACCCTTGGCAAGAGGGGCTATTTCTGGGTGATCCCTACCGAATTGAGGGGGGTCATGCCATTGTCACAGACGCCCCCGGCTGGGGTGTCGAGATTTGCCCGACATGGCTCGACTCTGCGACCTATCAAGTCTCCGAGAGGTAG